The following proteins are co-located in the Haloarcula marismortui ATCC 43049 genome:
- a CDS encoding DUF7577 domain-containing protein, with translation MMVSEWLYGAIALLVGLHVLTMLYAYRHRGDPAGATGQGDTEPRRGSATDDSTTSIDCPHCGVRNEQDYQFCRQCTADLTSGSPQRQPTDRSQPY, from the coding sequence ATGATGGTGAGCGAGTGGCTCTACGGCGCAATCGCGCTTCTCGTGGGGCTCCACGTCCTGACTATGCTGTACGCGTACCGGCACCGGGGTGACCCAGCCGGTGCGACCGGTCAGGGCGATACTGAACCGCGCCGTGGCAGCGCCACCGACGACAGCACTACATCCATCGACTGTCCCCACTGCGGGGTGAGGAACGAGCAGGACTACCAGTTCTGCCGGCAGTGCACCGCCGACCTGACGAGCGGGAGCCCGCAGCGTCAGCCGACGGACCGAAGCCAGCCGTACTGA
- the nucS gene encoding endonuclease NucS, translated as MTAVETLTYPDPADALDLASRNADRGALVTLVGTCTVEYEGRAASSLGPGDRHVMLKPDGAALVHTDEGQQPVNWQPPGCEHSISVDDDSLVVRSTRSTPEELLEVTFETVAHAAAFDVTDSKDLALTGTEADLKDRILDEPGLVEAGFTPLATERETPAGAVDIYGEDADGRTTILELKRRRVGPDAVGQLGRYVDALERDLHADTEVRGILVAPSVTDRARQLLAEKGLEFVSLEPP; from the coding sequence GTGACTGCCGTCGAGACGCTGACGTACCCCGACCCCGCCGACGCACTGGACCTTGCGTCGCGCAACGCCGACCGCGGCGCGCTGGTGACGCTCGTCGGGACCTGTACGGTCGAATACGAGGGACGAGCAGCCAGTTCACTGGGTCCCGGCGACCGCCACGTGATGCTCAAGCCCGATGGGGCTGCGCTGGTCCACACCGACGAGGGCCAGCAGCCGGTGAACTGGCAGCCGCCGGGGTGTGAGCACAGCATCAGCGTCGACGACGACTCGCTGGTCGTCCGCTCCACGCGGTCGACCCCCGAGGAGTTGCTCGAAGTGACTTTTGAGACAGTCGCCCACGCCGCCGCCTTCGACGTGACCGACTCGAAAGACCTCGCGCTCACCGGGACCGAGGCCGACCTGAAAGACCGTATCCTCGACGAGCCGGGGCTGGTCGAGGCGGGCTTTACGCCGCTTGCGACCGAACGCGAGACACCTGCTGGCGCGGTCGACATCTACGGCGAGGACGCCGACGGTCGGACGACGATACTCGAACTCAAGCGCCGGCGCGTGGGGCCCGACGCAGTCGGCCAGCTGGGGCGGTACGTCGATGCGTTAGAACGCGACTTGCACGCCGACACTGAAGTCCGGGGTATCCTCGTCGCTCCGTCGGTGACCGACCGGGCGCGTCAGTTACTCGCGGAAAAGGGATTAGAGTTCGTCTCGCTGGAGCCGCCGTAA
- a CDS encoding HalOD1 output domain-containing protein, whose protein sequence is MSGRSPTVIEVHGTDQSIVTAVVRAVATAERQPVETLPPLADSINPDALTACIADSNTSGHVAFDYSGYRVVVDTDGTVTVDE, encoded by the coding sequence GTGTCTGGAAGATCACCAACTGTTATAGAAGTCCACGGCACCGACCAGTCCATCGTCACGGCAGTCGTTCGTGCCGTGGCAACCGCGGAGAGACAGCCGGTCGAGACGCTCCCGCCACTGGCCGACAGTATCAATCCGGATGCACTGACGGCGTGCATCGCCGATTCGAACACCAGCGGGCACGTGGCGTTCGACTACAGCGGCTATCGTGTGGTCGTCGACACCGATGGAACGGTCACTGTAGACGAGTAG
- a CDS encoding DUF6735 family protein, translating to MGRRTLVAVARPDGRYDCRLAHWGADADPIAQSRPLGNDWTPAAVLAAIDATHEQLVVLDGSVRTYAVCWLDPTLSAIDDIALARTADPESFRQWWVDRKDAACRALDSEGCDPAAVRRALLASLRNRASSVHCPDDASFLRGDR from the coding sequence ATGGGTCGTCGGACACTCGTGGCTGTCGCCCGTCCCGACGGCCGCTACGACTGCCGGCTCGCACACTGGGGCGCTGACGCTGACCCCATTGCACAGTCTCGACCGCTCGGGAACGACTGGACGCCCGCTGCCGTCCTCGCTGCCATCGATGCTACCCACGAGCAGCTAGTCGTGCTTGACGGGTCGGTCCGGACCTACGCTGTCTGCTGGCTCGACCCGACGCTATCGGCCATCGACGATATCGCCCTCGCTCGCACTGCCGACCCTGAGTCGTTCCGGCAGTGGTGGGTCGACCGGAAGGACGCGGCCTGTCGCGCCCTCGACAGTGAAGGCTGTGACCCGGCGGCCGTCCGGCGTGCCCTGCTCGCGTCGCTCCGAAACCGGGCTTCGTCCGTCCACTGCCCCGACGACGCGTCCTTTTTACGCGGGGACCGCTAA
- a CDS encoding helix-turn-helix domain-containing protein, with the protein MSRQLGDSRAVTRVEFALSDGSYPFVSVSEAESCAVILEKCLPQTDDMYAEFFSVEGARPSQLVERIEDTNDGEARVLERTGDGGLVEIDVRDNCPVVSLADIGAVPRTVRSVDGQGTIVADVPGQIETGSVIDSFLTAHPEAELAAKKQRESIVPLFGFQNYASHSESLTDRQQEVLATAHEAGYYSWPREATAADLADLLDISEPTLHKHLRAAEQKLVATMFACPHDE; encoded by the coding sequence ATGTCCCGACAGCTTGGCGACAGCCGGGCGGTAACCCGTGTGGAGTTTGCCCTCTCTGATGGGTCGTATCCCTTTGTGTCGGTGTCTGAAGCCGAATCGTGTGCAGTAATTCTTGAAAAATGCCTCCCGCAGACGGACGACATGTACGCGGAGTTTTTTTCAGTCGAGGGTGCTCGCCCCAGCCAGCTTGTCGAGCGCATCGAGGACACCAACGACGGTGAGGCGCGGGTGCTTGAGCGCACCGGCGACGGTGGGCTCGTCGAAATCGACGTACGAGATAACTGTCCCGTTGTCTCGCTTGCGGATATCGGGGCGGTACCACGGACTGTCCGGAGTGTCGATGGCCAGGGGACTATCGTAGCTGATGTCCCGGGTCAAATCGAGACGGGGTCGGTTATCGATTCGTTCCTGACGGCCCATCCGGAGGCCGAACTCGCGGCGAAGAAACAGCGTGAGTCTATCGTTCCGCTGTTCGGGTTCCAGAACTACGCGTCCCACTCCGAATCACTGACCGACCGCCAGCAGGAAGTTCTTGCGACGGCCCACGAAGCGGGGTATTACAGCTGGCCCCGTGAGGCGACGGCCGCGGACCTGGCTGACCTCCTCGATATCTCGGAGCCCACGCTCCACAAGCACCTGCGGGCTGCCGAACAGAAACTCGTCGCGACCATGTTCGCCTGCCCGCACGACGAATAA